The Neofelis nebulosa isolate mNeoNeb1 chromosome 16, mNeoNeb1.pri, whole genome shotgun sequence genome includes a window with the following:
- the MSL1 gene encoding male-specific lethal 1 homolog isoform X2 yields the protein MTMRSAVFKAAAAPAGGNPEQRLDYERAAALGGPEDEPGAAEAHFLPRHRKLKEPGPPLASSQGGSPAPSPAGCGGKGRGLLLPAGAAPGQQEESWGGSVPLPCPPPATKQAGIGGEPAAAGAGCSPRPKYQAVLPIQTGSLVAAAKEPTPWAGDKGGAAPPAATASDPAGPPPLPLPGPPPLAPTATAGTLAASEGRWKSMRKSPLGGGGGSGASSQAACLKQILLLQLDLIEQQQQQLQAKEKEIEELKSERDTLLARIERMERRMQLVKKDNEKERHKLFQGYETEEREETELSEKIKLECQPELSETSQTLPPKPFSCGRSGKGHKRKSPFGSTERKIPVKKLAPEFSKVKTKTPKHSPIKEEPCGSLSETVCKRELRSQETPEKPRSSVDTPPRLSTPQKGPSTHPKEKAFSSEIEDLPYLSTTEMYLCRWHQPPPSPLPLRESSPKKEETVAIPSWRDHSVEPLRDPNPSDLLENLDDSVFSKRHAKLELDEKRRKRWDIQRIREQRILQRLQLRMYKKKGIQESEPEVTSFFPEPDDVESLMITPFLPVVAFGRPLPKLTPQNFELPWLDERSRCRLEIQKKQTPHRTCRK from the exons ATGACCATGAGATCCGCAGTGTTCAAGGCGGCCGCGGCCCCTGCCGGCGGCAACCCTGAGCAGCGACTGGACTACGAGCGGGCTGCGGCGCTGGGCGGGCCCGAGGACGAGCCCGGGGCGGCCGAAGCCCACTTCCTCCCCCGGCACCGTAAGCTCAAGGAGCCGGGGCCCCCGCTGGCCTCCTCCCAGGGCGGGAGCCCCGCGCCCTCCCCGGCCGGCTGCGGCGGCAAGGGCCGGGGCTTGTTACTCCCGGCCGGGGCGGCCCCTGGGCAGCAGGAAGAGAGCTGGGGCGGCTCGGTGCCCTTGCCCTGTCCGCCCCCGGCCACCAAACAAGCCGGCATTGGGGGGGAGCCAGCGGCCGCGGGAGCTGGATGCAGCCCCCGACCCAAGTATCAGGCGGTGCTGCCCATTCAGACGGGCTCTCTCGTGGCGGCGGCCAAAGAGCCTACGCCCTGGGCTGGGGACAAGGGTGGGGCGGCTCCCCCAGCTGCCACCGCTTCGGACCCGGCGGGACCCCCACCACTACCTCTGCCGGGGCCGCCACCCCTCGCGCCCACCGCCACCGCCGGGACCCTGGCGGCTAGCGAGGGCAGATGGAAGAGTATGAGGAAGAGCCCTCTCGGGGGTGGCGGCGGCTCGGGAGCCTCCAGTCAGGCCGCCTGCCTCAAACAGATCCTTCTGCTGCAATTGGACCTCATcgaacagcagcagcagcagctgcaggCCAAGGAAAAGGAGATCgaggagctgaagtcagagagagacacg CTCCTTGCTCGGATTGAACGTATGGAAAGGCGGATGCAGCTGGTAAAGAAGGATAACGAGAAAGAAAGGCACAAGCTGTTTCAGGGCTATGAAactgaagagagagaggaaacggAGCTATCCGAGAAAATTAAACTGGAGTGCCAGCCGGAGCTTTCCGAGACATCCCAGACTCTGCCTCCCAAGCCTTTCTCTTGTGGGCGGAGTGGAAAGGGACACAAAAG GAAATCCCCATTTGGAAGTACAGAAAGAAAGATTCCTGTTAAAAAGCTGGCTCCTGAATTttcaaaagtcaaaacaaaaactCCTAAGCACTCTCCCATTAAAGAGGAACCCTGTGGTTCCTTATCTGAAACTGTTTGTAAACGTGAATTGAGGAGCCAAGAAACTCCAGAAAAGCCCCGGTCTTCAGTGGACACCCCGCCAAGACTCTCCACTCCCCAGAAGGGACCCAGCACCCATCCCAAGGAGAAAGCCTTCTCAAGTGAGATAGAAGATTTGCCGTACCTTTCcaccacagaaatgtatttgtGTCGTTGGCACCAGCCTCCCCCATCACCGTTACCATTACGGGAATCCTCTCCAAAGAAGGAGGAGACTGTAGCAA ttccttcttGGAGGGACCACTCAGTAGAGCCTCTAAGGGACCCAAATCCTTCAGACCTTTTGGAG AACCTGGATGACAGTGTGTTTTCGAAGCGGCATGCAAAACTGGAGCTGgatgagaagagaaggaaaag ATGGGATATTCAGAGGATCAGGGAACAAAGAATTTTACAACGACTGCAGCtcagaatgtataaaaagaaaggaattcagGAATCTGAGCCTGAGGTTACCTCATTTTTCCCTGAGCCAGACGACG TTGAAAGTTTGATGATTACCCCCTTCTTGCCTGTTGTAGCATTTGGACGACCATTACCCAAATTAACTCCGCA GAATTTTGAGCTGCCCTGGTTGGATGAGCGTAGCCGATGCAGGTTGGAGATCCAGAAGAAGCAAACACCTCACCGGACGTGTAGGAAATAG
- the MSL1 gene encoding male-specific lethal 1 homolog isoform X1 — protein MTMRSAVFKAAAAPAGGNPEQRLDYERAAALGGPEDEPGAAEAHFLPRHRKLKEPGPPLASSQGGSPAPSPAGCGGKGRGLLLPAGAAPGQQEESWGGSVPLPCPPPATKQAGIGGEPAAAGAGCSPRPKYQAVLPIQTGSLVAAAKEPTPWAGDKGGAAPPAATASDPAGPPPLPLPGPPPLAPTATAGTLAASEGRWKSMRKSPLGGGGGSGASSQAACLKQILLLQLDLIEQQQQQLQAKEKEIEELKSERDTLLARIERMERRMQLVKKDNEKERHKLFQGYETEEREETELSEKIKLECQPELSETSQTLPPKPFSCGRSGKGHKRKSPFGSTERKIPVKKLAPEFSKVKTKTPKHSPIKEEPCGSLSETVCKRELRSQETPEKPRSSVDTPPRLSTPQKGPSTHPKEKAFSSEIEDLPYLSTTEMYLCRWHQPPPSPLPLRESSPKKEETVARCLMPSSVAGETSVLAVPSWRDHSVEPLRDPNPSDLLENLDDSVFSKRHAKLELDEKRRKRWDIQRIREQRILQRLQLRMYKKKGIQESEPEVTSFFPEPDDVESLMITPFLPVVAFGRPLPKLTPQNFELPWLDERSRCRLEIQKKQTPHRTCRK, from the exons ATGACCATGAGATCCGCAGTGTTCAAGGCGGCCGCGGCCCCTGCCGGCGGCAACCCTGAGCAGCGACTGGACTACGAGCGGGCTGCGGCGCTGGGCGGGCCCGAGGACGAGCCCGGGGCGGCCGAAGCCCACTTCCTCCCCCGGCACCGTAAGCTCAAGGAGCCGGGGCCCCCGCTGGCCTCCTCCCAGGGCGGGAGCCCCGCGCCCTCCCCGGCCGGCTGCGGCGGCAAGGGCCGGGGCTTGTTACTCCCGGCCGGGGCGGCCCCTGGGCAGCAGGAAGAGAGCTGGGGCGGCTCGGTGCCCTTGCCCTGTCCGCCCCCGGCCACCAAACAAGCCGGCATTGGGGGGGAGCCAGCGGCCGCGGGAGCTGGATGCAGCCCCCGACCCAAGTATCAGGCGGTGCTGCCCATTCAGACGGGCTCTCTCGTGGCGGCGGCCAAAGAGCCTACGCCCTGGGCTGGGGACAAGGGTGGGGCGGCTCCCCCAGCTGCCACCGCTTCGGACCCGGCGGGACCCCCACCACTACCTCTGCCGGGGCCGCCACCCCTCGCGCCCACCGCCACCGCCGGGACCCTGGCGGCTAGCGAGGGCAGATGGAAGAGTATGAGGAAGAGCCCTCTCGGGGGTGGCGGCGGCTCGGGAGCCTCCAGTCAGGCCGCCTGCCTCAAACAGATCCTTCTGCTGCAATTGGACCTCATcgaacagcagcagcagcagctgcaggCCAAGGAAAAGGAGATCgaggagctgaagtcagagagagacacg CTCCTTGCTCGGATTGAACGTATGGAAAGGCGGATGCAGCTGGTAAAGAAGGATAACGAGAAAGAAAGGCACAAGCTGTTTCAGGGCTATGAAactgaagagagagaggaaacggAGCTATCCGAGAAAATTAAACTGGAGTGCCAGCCGGAGCTTTCCGAGACATCCCAGACTCTGCCTCCCAAGCCTTTCTCTTGTGGGCGGAGTGGAAAGGGACACAAAAG GAAATCCCCATTTGGAAGTACAGAAAGAAAGATTCCTGTTAAAAAGCTGGCTCCTGAATTttcaaaagtcaaaacaaaaactCCTAAGCACTCTCCCATTAAAGAGGAACCCTGTGGTTCCTTATCTGAAACTGTTTGTAAACGTGAATTGAGGAGCCAAGAAACTCCAGAAAAGCCCCGGTCTTCAGTGGACACCCCGCCAAGACTCTCCACTCCCCAGAAGGGACCCAGCACCCATCCCAAGGAGAAAGCCTTCTCAAGTGAGATAGAAGATTTGCCGTACCTTTCcaccacagaaatgtatttgtGTCGTTGGCACCAGCCTCCCCCATCACCGTTACCATTACGGGAATCCTCTCCAAAGAAGGAGGAGACTGTAGCAA GGTGTCTGATGCCATCAAGTGTTGCAGGAGAAACTTCAGTCTTGGCTG ttccttcttGGAGGGACCACTCAGTAGAGCCTCTAAGGGACCCAAATCCTTCAGACCTTTTGGAG AACCTGGATGACAGTGTGTTTTCGAAGCGGCATGCAAAACTGGAGCTGgatgagaagagaaggaaaag ATGGGATATTCAGAGGATCAGGGAACAAAGAATTTTACAACGACTGCAGCtcagaatgtataaaaagaaaggaattcagGAATCTGAGCCTGAGGTTACCTCATTTTTCCCTGAGCCAGACGACG TTGAAAGTTTGATGATTACCCCCTTCTTGCCTGTTGTAGCATTTGGACGACCATTACCCAAATTAACTCCGCA GAATTTTGAGCTGCCCTGGTTGGATGAGCGTAGCCGATGCAGGTTGGAGATCCAGAAGAAGCAAACACCTCACCGGACGTGTAGGAAATAG